From Garra rufa chromosome 19, GarRuf1.0, whole genome shotgun sequence, the proteins below share one genomic window:
- the lhx5 gene encoding LIM/homeobox protein Lhx5, whose protein sequence is MMVHCAGCERPILDRFLLNVLDRAWHAKCVQCCECNCNLTEKCFSRDGKLYCKIDFFRRFGTKCAGCLQGISPSDLVRRARSKVFHLNCFTCMVCNKQLSTGEELYVIDENKFVCKEDYMSASAIKEVNLNSVSSCTDRSLSPDLPDPIQDDTKETDNSTSSDKDTNNNENEEQNSCTKRRGPRTTIKAKQLETLKAAFVATPKPTRHIREQLAQETGLNMRVIQVWFQNRRSKERRMKQLSALGARRHAFFRGPRRMRPLGGRLEDPDIMGPGGYSYYGEYQGDYYGPVVNYDFFPHGPPSSQAQSPAESPYLLSSGSGAMEGGPVSAHHPSDDQRFTDMISHADTPSPEPGMTGPLHPNPQGEGGFTGGPSPPFPLANNTSYNGPMSHPGQEMGENTVW, encoded by the exons ATGATGGTGCACTGCGCGGGGTGCGAAAGGCCCATTCTCGATCGGTTCCTCTTGAACGTTCTCGACCGCGCATGGCACGCCAAGTGTGTCCAGTGCTGCGAGTGTAACTGCAACCTGACCGAAAAATGCTTCTCCAGGGATGGAAAGCTCTATTGCAAAATTGACTTTTTCAG GCGTTTTGGTACGAAATGTGCGGGCTGCTTGCAGGGCATTTCGCCCAGCGACCTAGTGCGAAGAGCGCGGAGCAAGGTGTTCCATCTGAACTGTTTTACGTGCATGGTGTGCAACAAACAGCTGTCCACGGGCGAGGAGCTCTATGTCATCGACGAAAACAAATTTGTGTGTAAAGAGGACTACATGAGCGCCAGCGCTATCAAAGAGGTCAATTTAAACTCAG TGTCATCGTGTACGGACCGGAGTTTATCGCCTGATCTTCCGGATCCAATCCAGGACGACACGAAGGAGACGGACAATTCCACATCCTCAGATAAAGACACTAACAACAACGAGAACGAGGAACAAAACTCGTGCACGAAGCGGCGGGGCCCGCGCACCACTATCAAGGCCAAACAACTCGAGACTCTCAAAGCCGCGTTTGTGGCGACGCCGAAGCCCACGCGACACATTCGCGAGCAGCTCGCTCAGGAGACAGGCCTCAACATGCGAGTCATACAG GTGTGGTTTCAAAATCGGCGGTCTAAAGAACGCAGAATGAAGCAGCTCAGCGCTCTTGGTGCTCGACGACATGCTTTCTTCAGGGGACCACGCAGAATGAGGCCACTCGGAGGAAGACTGGAGGACCCTGACATAATGGGCCCTGGAGGATACAGCTACTATGGAG AATACCAAGGAGACTACTACGGGCCAGTGGTCAACTACGATTTCTTCCCTCATGGACCCCCTTCCTCACAGGCGCAGTCTCCAGCCGAATCCCCTTACCTCCTCAGCTCGGGTTCAGGAGCTATGGAGGGCGGCCCGGTCTCAGCGCACCACCCCTCAGACGACCAAAGGTTCACGGACATGATCTCCCACGCAGATACCCCTAGTCCCGAGCCAGGCATGACCGGACCTCTCCATCCCAATCCACAGGGGGAGGGTGGCTTTACAGGGGGTCCGAGTCCACCCTTCCCCCTGGCCAACAACACCAGTTACAATGGCCCCATGTCCCATCCTGGTCAAGAGATGGGGGAGAACACTGTTTGGTAG